In Acidobacteriota bacterium, the following proteins share a genomic window:
- a CDS encoding TonB-dependent receptor, producing MKRRIHFPNLGAGLALVLLASPVAAQVDLGRIDITVEDSTGAVLPGAAVTITGPQDRADVFTDVQGEAHLLRLPVGTYVASVTLQGFRTFVDTAVQVRAASATPLVATLEVGGVEETVMVSGTAPIIDPRRQSTDTHVTVEELQEIPSARDPWVVLQTIPGVVVDRVNVGGAESGQQSIYMAKGASDDENTWTLDGVVITDMASLSSPTYWDFDQFQEVRINTGGADVRNQTPGAAVDVVLKSGTNQYHGSLRGYFANEGLQRGNLSEELAESIGGETGKGNRMEQYADYGFEVGGPLVRDRLWAWGSLGETDIRLRTLIDTADRTTLTNRALKVQGQVADGLRLGFNHFNGAKIKLGRNAGPTRPDETTWNQGGSGAGLFTGTATWAGRDLVVSAKATQYNWGFFLTPRGGLDKDVYRDVNRVYHNSYLDFRSWRPQSVIDADANWFRGDHELRLGFNWRRNGVQTDLVWPGTGTLSLHLNSYPDNGLMRTIIFGDSSVNAEGRYLSFYASDRIAKDRLTIDVGVRFDRSAASLLESSRRANPLVPDVLPALTSSPLRNTHVFDMLAPRIGVSYALGEESDTLVRASYGQFASQLEAGASSTLAGPVDYSAVYYTAIDFNGDGVTQRDELLLDNGIVFAEGFDPANPTSTESVNRVASDLSSPRTHELIFGVDRELPISNSALTASVTYRRFTNLTWEPLLGLASSDYGVVDTITAALPSAGGGGSVSQDVYAPLPGVALPPGGGREERNREGYHQGYWGWETGFTKRLSNRWMARIAYSYNDHREYFTDRAAAIIDPTPSPISPQRDGGLVISRESGSGKTDFYFVSPKFQFVANGLYEAPFGINVAANLLIRQGFGQPYFQEIQAHPRDAAAFKDVLLAPDVGDHRLPAIRSFDLRVGKEFRVDDVTMNVDLDWFNILNASTVLKRQYDVGTAEGPTGPGRTLEIMNPSLLRVGFRLGF from the coding sequence ATGAAGCGGCGAATCCACTTTCCGAATCTGGGCGCGGGGCTCGCGCTCGTCCTGCTCGCGTCGCCCGTTGCGGCACAGGTCGACCTCGGACGAATCGACATCACCGTCGAGGACTCCACCGGCGCGGTGCTGCCGGGCGCAGCCGTGACCATTACCGGACCGCAGGATCGCGCCGACGTATTCACCGACGTGCAGGGCGAGGCGCACCTGCTGCGGCTCCCGGTCGGCACCTACGTGGCGAGCGTCACCCTGCAGGGCTTTCGCACGTTCGTGGACACGGCCGTACAGGTGCGGGCGGCGTCGGCAACCCCGCTGGTCGCAACGCTCGAGGTCGGCGGCGTCGAGGAGACGGTGATGGTCTCCGGCACGGCGCCGATCATCGACCCGCGCCGCCAGAGCACCGATACGCACGTGACGGTGGAGGAGCTGCAGGAGATCCCGTCGGCGCGCGACCCGTGGGTGGTGCTGCAGACGATTCCCGGCGTCGTGGTGGACCGCGTCAACGTCGGCGGGGCGGAATCGGGCCAGCAGTCCATCTACATGGCCAAGGGCGCGAGCGACGACGAGAACACCTGGACGCTCGACGGTGTGGTGATCACCGACATGGCGTCGCTCTCGTCGCCGACCTACTGGGACTTCGACCAGTTCCAGGAGGTGCGCATCAACACGGGCGGGGCGGACGTGCGGAACCAGACCCCGGGCGCCGCCGTGGACGTGGTGCTCAAGAGCGGCACGAACCAGTACCACGGCAGCCTGCGCGGCTACTTCGCCAACGAAGGGCTGCAGCGCGGCAACCTGTCGGAGGAGCTGGCCGAGTCGATCGGCGGCGAGACCGGGAAGGGCAACCGGATGGAGCAGTACGCCGACTACGGCTTCGAGGTCGGCGGCCCGCTCGTGAGGGATCGGCTGTGGGCCTGGGGCTCGCTGGGGGAGACCGACATCCGGCTGCGGACGCTCATCGACACCGCGGATCGCACCACCCTGACCAACCGGGCGCTGAAGGTGCAGGGGCAGGTCGCCGACGGCCTGCGCCTCGGTTTCAATCATTTCAACGGGGCCAAGATCAAGCTCGGGCGCAACGCCGGGCCGACGCGGCCCGACGAGACCACCTGGAACCAGGGGGGCAGCGGCGCGGGCCTGTTCACCGGCACGGCCACCTGGGCCGGGCGCGATCTGGTGGTCAGCGCCAAGGCGACGCAGTACAACTGGGGTTTCTTCCTCACGCCCCGCGGCGGGCTCGACAAGGACGTGTACCGCGACGTGAACCGCGTGTACCACAACTCCTACCTCGATTTCCGATCGTGGCGGCCGCAGTCGGTGATCGATGCCGACGCCAACTGGTTCCGTGGCGACCACGAGCTGCGGCTCGGCTTCAACTGGCGGCGGAACGGCGTGCAGACGGATCTGGTCTGGCCCGGAACGGGGACGCTCTCCCTGCATCTGAACAGCTATCCCGACAACGGCCTGATGCGGACCATCATCTTCGGCGACTCCTCCGTGAACGCGGAGGGCCGGTACCTGAGCTTCTACGCAAGCGACCGGATCGCGAAGGACCGCCTGACCATCGACGTCGGCGTGCGTTTCGACCGGTCGGCGGCGTCGCTGCTGGAATCGAGCCGGCGGGCGAACCCGCTGGTGCCGGACGTGCTCCCCGCTCTGACGTCATCGCCCCTGCGCAACACGCACGTCTTCGACATGCTGGCGCCGCGTATCGGCGTCAGCTACGCGCTCGGCGAGGAGTCGGACACGCTCGTCCGGGCGAGCTACGGGCAGTTCGCCTCGCAGTTGGAGGCGGGGGCTTCCAGCACCCTCGCCGGACCGGTCGACTACTCGGCCGTGTACTATACGGCGATCGATTTCAACGGCGACGGCGTGACGCAACGCGACGAGTTGCTTCTCGACAACGGGATCGTCTTCGCCGAGGGTTTCGATCCCGCCAACCCGACGTCGACCGAAAGCGTCAACCGGGTGGCTTCCGACCTCTCTTCTCCGCGGACGCACGAGCTCATCTTCGGCGTCGATCGGGAGTTGCCGATTTCCAACTCCGCGCTGACCGCGTCGGTGACCTACCGTCGGTTCACCAACCTGACGTGGGAGCCGCTGCTCGGACTCGCGTCCAGCGACTATGGCGTGGTCGACACGATCACCGCGGCGCTGCCGTCGGCCGGCGGCGGCGGGTCGGTCAGCCAGGACGTCTACGCGCCGCTGCCGGGCGTGGCCCTGCCCCCGGGCGGAGGCCGGGAGGAGCGCAACCGGGAGGGCTATCACCAGGGTTACTGGGGTTGGGAGACCGGTTTCACGAAGCGGCTGAGCAACCGCTGGATGGCGCGCATCGCCTACTCCTACAACGACCACCGGGAGTACTTCACGGACCGGGCGGCCGCGATCATCGATCCGACGCCGTCGCCGATCAGCCCGCAGCGCGACGGCGGCCTGGTCATCAGCAGGGAGTCGGGAAGCGGCAAGACGGATTTCTATTTCGTGAGCCCGAAGTTCCAGTTCGTGGCCAACGGGCTCTACGAGGCGCCGTTCGGCATCAACGTCGCCGCCAACCTGCTGATCCGGCAGGGCTTCGGGCAGCCCTACTTCCAGGAGATCCAGGCCCATCCGCGGGACGCGGCGGCGTTCAAGGACGTGCTGCTGGCGCCCGACGTCGGCGATCACCGGTTGCCGGCCATCAGGAGCTTCGACCTGCGGGTCGGCAAGGAGTTCCGGGTCGACGACGTCACGATGAACGTGGACCTCGACTGGTTCAACATTCTGAACGCGAGCACGGTGCTCAAGCGCCAGTACGACGTGGGCACGGCCGAGGGCCCGACCGGTCCGGGCAGGACGTTGGAGATAATGAACCCGAGCCTGCTGCGCGTCGGCTTCCGGCTCGGCTTCTGA